In Pseudomonas sp. PDNC002, the DNA window GCGATAGCGGCCGCCGGCGTTGGCCTGCCACATCTCCACCAGGGTGTGCGGCACGGGCTTGCCGTACTGATCCATGACCCGGCCGGAAACGATGATGCGCTCGCCGATGGGCAAGCCGCCGTTGTTGAAGTTGAGCAGCAGGTCGTTGTCGTGCTCGCCCATCTTCAGGTACGAGAAGTCCGGGCCGCTAGTTTCGGAGACCGATTGCGGAATGCTCACCAGCGCCTGGCGCGGGGAGCGGGCGATGGAGGTTTTGTAGTCGGGCGTGAGGGCCTTGGGGTGCCAGTTTCGGTCACGAATGACGAAGCGGCTGTTCTCCGCGTCGGACATGTCGGTCTCCTGTTGTTGGATTTATAGGAGCCTGGTGCATCAGGCAGTGCGACGGAGTGTCGCCCGCCCATCCGACATGGAAAACTGAAAAGATGCCTGCAATCCATAACCAAACGGTTATGGATAAGTGCCGTCGCGGTACGCCTCACCCACCTCGCGCAATACCTCCAGGCACCAGTGCGCACCCAGCGAAAGCGGCAACGTCGAGTTGCTGCAAACACCTACCGAACCGCCCGGTTCCTGCACGTCCAGCGGCAGTTCGACCATCTCGCCGGAGCGCAGGTCCAGGCGCACCGAATCCAGCGGGGCGATCCACAGCGCGTCGCTGGTCAATACATAACGGCGGCTGAGCACCGTGGACAGGGTTTCCAGCCGACGACGCGGCTGGCCGAGGCCGCTCTGCACCAGCAGGCTGTCGGCGGATTTACGGATGGTGGTGCCGGCCAACGGCAGCACCAGCGGCCAGTCGTCCAGCGCCGAGGGCGGCAATGGGCGACCCAGCAGCGGATGGCCAGCGCGGGCCACCAGCGTCATGGATTCGCTGTACAGGTGTTCGAAAGTGAGGTCCTGGATCTGCGGGCTTTCGGTCATGCGGCCAACCACCAGGTCCAGCTCACCGACACGCAGTTGCGAGAGCAGGTGCGCGCTCGGCCCTGTCATCACGCTGACCACCAGCGCCGGGTGACGTTCGTGCAGGCGCCGCACCGTCTCCGGCATCAGCAGGCTTTCGACGGTGGAGAGCACGCCCAGGCGCACGGTGCTGGAGGCGTATTCGCCGCCGCGCAGGCTGTTCACACCATCGCGCAATGCCTGCACGCAGGGACCGGCGTAACGCAGGAAGGCCACGCCCGCCTCGGTCAGACTGGCGCCACTCTTGCCGCGTTCGAACAGGCTGGCTTCGAGCAGATCCTCCAGCTCCTTGAGCGTCTTCGAGATGGCCGGCTGGCTCACCGCCAGGGCGTCCGCCGCGCGGGCCAGGCTGCCCTGCCGGGCCACTTCGAGGAAGCACACGAGGTGGCGGAACTTGATACGCGAATCGATATTCATGGCGGCTCAACGCGGCTCGCGGAACGCGCGGGGCGAAACCCCGGCGTAGCGCTTGAAGAATCGGGAGAAGTAGGCCGGTTCGGAGAAGCCCAGGCTGTCCGACACCTGCTGGATGGTCATGGCTGTGTACACCAGGTTGCGCTTGGCCTCCAGCAGCAGGCGCTGGTGGATCATCTGCAGCGCCGACTGCCCGGCCAGGCGCCGGCACAGTGCATTGAGGTGCGCGGCGCTGATGCCCAGCGCCGCCGCGTAATGCTCGATGGGGCGATGTAAACGGAAGTCCTGCTCCAGCAGACGGGAGAAGGCATGCACATGCTCGACGCCTCGATCCTGCTGGCTCGCCTGGGCGCGGGACTGCTCCAGCGCCCGGCGGTTGAGCCAGACCAGCAGCATGTTGAGCAGCGATTGCAGCATCAGGTCACGACCCGGTGCCTGCCCGGCGTACTCGCGGTCGATGGACTCGAACAGCGTATCCAGATGGCGCTTGCCCTCGCCCACGGCAAAGCACGCCGGCTGCTCCAACACCGGGCTTTGCAGCAGATGCCCCAATTGCTCGGCCAACGGCAGCCCCATGCTCAGCACCCAGCCCTGCACATCCTCGGCGAAGCGGAAGCCGTGCACCGCGAGCGCCGGCGTAACTTGCAGCGACGCCTCGCGGATCGGCGTCACTCGCCCCTCCACCTCCAGCTCCGCCTCACCGGACTGCACATACAACAGCTGCACCAGATCGCCATGGCGATGCGGACGGATTTCCCAATCGTGCAGGCGGCTACGCGAGGCGATGGACTCGCAGTGGATCAGGTCCGGCGTCGGCCACGCGGCCGTTTCGCCATACAGGCGGAACACCGGGACCGGATTGTCAGCACGTTGTTCGATCACCGCCCGCATCCATGAAAAGTCCAAGAAGACTGTTGGAAATTACCTTCAAAGGCCGATCCCATCCACAAAAAATGCAGGAGACAAAAACAACAGCGCTCTCCAAGGAGCCACCCCATGAAGACCCAAATCGCCATTATCGGCGCCGGCCCTGCCGGCCTCCTGCTTGGCCAGCTGCTGCACAAGGCTGGCATCGACACCGTGATTCTCGAACGCCAGCCCCCCGATTACGTGCTCGACCGCATCCGCGCCGGCGTGCTGGAACAAGGCACCGCCGAACTGCTGCGCGAAGCCGGCGCCGGCGCGCGGATGGACGCCGAAGGGTTGCTCCACGACGGTTTCGAGATGGTGCTCAACGGCCGCCGCGAGCGCATCGACCTCAAGGCCCTCACCGGCGGCAAGCAGGTGATGGTTTACGGCCAGACCGAAGTCACCCGCGACCTGATGCAGGCCCGTGCCGCCTGCGGCGCGATGAGCGTGTACGAAGCGGCTGACGTGGAGCTGCACGACGTCACCCGCGAAAAGCCCTACGTCACCTTCACTCACCAGGGCGAGCGTGTGCGCCTGGACTGCGACTACATCGCCGGCTGCGACGGCTTCCACGGCGTGGCCCGGCGCAGCATTCCCGCCGAGCGCCTGAGCATCTTCGAGCGTGTCTACCCGTTCGGCTGGCTTGGCCTGCTCAGCGATACTCCACCGGTCAACCACGAACTGATCTACGCCAGCAGCGAGCGCGGCTTCAGCCTGTGCAGCCAGCGCAGTGCCACCCGCAGCCGCTACTACCTGCAGGTGGGGCTGGAGGAAAAGGTGGAGGACTGGTCTGACGGGCGTTTCTGGGAGGAGCTGAAACGCCGTATTCCCGAGGAAGTTGCGCGCCAGTTGGTCACCGGCCCGTCGCTGGAAAAGAGCATCGCCCCGCTGCGCAGCTTCGTGGTCGAGCCGCTGCAGTACGGACGGCTGTTCCTGGTTGGCGACGCCGGTCACATCGTCCCGCCCACCGGCGCCAAGGGCCTGAACCTGGCGGCCAGCGACGTGAACACACTGTACCGCCTCCTTGTGAAGGTCTACGGCGAAGGTCGCCGCGATCTGCTGGAGCAGTACTCGCCCATCGCCCTGCGGCGCATCTGGAAGGCCGAGCGCTTCTCCTGGTGGATGACCTCGATGCTGCATCGATTCCCTGACAACGACGCCTTCACCCGGCGCATGCTGGAGACCGAACTGGACTACTTCCTCGGCTCCAAGGCCGGCCGCACGACCATTGCCGAGAACTATGTCGGCTTGCCGTTCGAGGAAGTGGCCTGACACCAGGCTCTCCCCCCACCGTGTAGGAGCGGAGCTTCTCCGCGAAATCCTGGCGCAGCCGGGACTCTCCGCGGTGCAACCCAAAGCACCGGCCTGGCGGCCGGATCGCGGATAAGATCCGCTCCTACAAGAGCCGTGGCGGCAGGTGAGGCTTTTGATCCCGTAGGAGCGGAGCTTCTCCGCGAAATCCTGGCGCAGCCGGGACTCTCCGCCGTACAGCCAAAAGCACCGGCCTACCGGCCGGATCGCGGATGAGATCCGCTCCTACAAGAGCCGTGGCGGCAGGTGGGGCTTTTGATCCCGTAGGAGCGGAGCTTCTCCGCGAAATCCCGGCGCAGCCGGGACTCTCCGCCGTGCAGCCAAAAGCACCGGCCTGTCGGCCGGATCGCGGATAAGATCCGCTCCTACAAGAGCCGTGGCGGCAGGTGAGGTTTTTGATCCCGTAGGAGCGGAGCTTCTCCGCGAAATCCCGGCGCAGCCGGGACTCTCCGCCGTGCAGCCCAAAGCACCGGCCTGCCGGCCGGATCGCGGATGAGATCCGCTCCTACAAGAGCCGTGGGCGGCAGGTAAGGTTTTTGATCCCGTAGGAGCGGAGCTTCTCCGCGAATTCCCGGCACAGCCGGGACTCTCCGACGTGCAGCCAAAAGCACCGGCCTGCCGGCCAGATCGCGGATGAGATCCGCTCCTACATGAGCCGTGGCGGCAGGTGAGGTTTTTGATCCCGTAGGAGCGGAGCTTCTCCGCGAATTCCCGGCGCAGCCGGGACTCTCCGCCGTGCAGCCAAAAGCACCGGCCTGCCGGCCGGATCGCGGATAAGATCCGGTCCTACATGAGCCACGCGGTTACTACGAAAGTGGCGTGAGCCGGAGGTGCTTCACGCATCTATTCTTGATCTCCAGCCACCCCGCTCGCCGCGACACCGCCGGAGGCCGTCATCGAACCGGGCGAAGAAGACTTCCTCAGCCACCTGCTCGCCGAAAGCGGCGACGGCGATGCGCGCGCCTTCGCCACGCTCTATCGCTGCACCGCCCCGCGCCTGTACCCGCTGGCACTGAAGCTGAAGACCAATCAGCCGGACGCCGACGCCCTGCTGGTCGACACCTTCCTCCACGTCTGGACCGACGCCGACCGCTACCACCCCACGCGTATCGCCGCCCTGGACTGGATGATCACCCTGCTCAACCAGCTCGCCGGCCAGTCCTCCCCGCCGTCCAGCGACGAACCCTGGCCGGAATTACCTCCACCGGACGACCTCTGGCCCCGCATCCACGCGCGGATTCCCGACGATGAAAACGACAGCCGCAGCCTGCGCTGGCCGCTGATCATCGCTGGCCTGGTGGGCATTCTCATTGGCGTGGTCATCTGCCTGAGCCTGCTGCTCCAGTTGCATCCCGTTCCTTGACCACAATCGATGCCTACCGCTGCGTCCTACACCAGATTCGTCAGATCGTAGGGGCTCGTCGCCACGCCAGCCGCCCACTCCACCGGTAAATCACGCCGCTCACCATACTGCCCGCCGCGCCTGACATTCCCGGCCCCGAGCCTCATGGATCGCCCCCCCCAGCACAGCCACCTGTGACAGCCCTGCCCCGTGACCCGCCATAAAAACCCTGAATTCAGTGCGGCATCACCTTGCCAATCCGCTGCGCAGTTGGCATAAACGTCCGAATCTATTTCGCACACATAACAAGGAAGTTTCGATGCGCATTATCGGCCGCGTCCTACTCGCGATCTTGCTGTTGCTCCTGCTCGTCGGAGCTGTCATCGCCTGGTACACCGCGCATCCCAATCTTCCGGAGTACACCCCGCCGCAGAAGATGATCCACCTCGAGGAGCAGTGGTCGAAACAGGACCGCGAAACCTACTACTACACGCCCCAGGGCACCCAGGTGAAAGGCCTGCGCTACGACTGGTTCACCCACCTCGAGCAACCCTTCTCCAAGGACAAGTTCGCCAGCCCGGAAAACCTCGCGCGCTTCGGCTTCCTCATCGAGCCCGAGCAGATCGGCCGCGCCCCCGACGACACCCTGGCCGCTACTGCGCTCACTACCACAAAGAACCCCGGCAACCTGCCCGTGGGCTTCGCCCGCCACCAGGACGGCGAGACCGGCGCCTGGTACCTCGACATCACCTGCTCCGCCTGCCACACCGGCGAGCTGCGCTACAAAGGCACCGCCGTGCGCATCGACGGCGGCGCGGCCATGCACTCCATCGCCTCCACCGTGCCCACTCTGCGCGGCGGCGCCTTCGGCCAAGCGCTGGGCGCCAGCCTCGCGTCCACCTACTACGTCCCGTGGAAGTTCGATCGCTTCGCCCAGGGCGTGCTCGGCGACCGCTATCCCAAGGGCAAGGCCGCGCTCAAGCGCGATGTGCGCAACGTTCTCGGCACCCTGCTCTCCACCGCCTGGAACGACACCCACCGCGGCCTCTACCCGACCCTCGAAGGCCCCGGCCGCGCCGACGCCTTCGGGCGCATCGCCAACAGCGTGTTCGGCGATGGCATCGACGCCTCCAACTACCGCGTCGCCAACGCCCCGGTGAACTACCCGCAGGTGTGGGACATCTGGAAATTCGACTGGGTGCAGTGGAACGGCTCGGCCATGCAGCCCATGGCGCGCAACATCGGCGAAGCCCTCGGCGTCGGCGCCACCCTGCGCATGTTCGAGAGCGACGGCAAGCCGGTGATGGGCGATGAGCGCTACGCCTCCAGCGTGCGCCTGCGCGACCTCTACACCCTGGAAGAAACTCTCAAGCAGCTCAAACCGCCGGCCTGGCCCAAGGAAGTCTTCGGCGAGATCGACCTGAAGAAAGCCTCCCAGGGCCGCGCCCTGTTCCAGGCCAACTGCGTGTACTGCCACGGCCCGCACGTGAAGGAACCCGGCGCCAAGGACTACATCGCCCCGGCGCGCGTGCCCGAGTGGCGCATGAAGATGGTCCCCACCAGCGAAATCGGCACCGATCCGACCACCGCCGACAACATCGCCGATCACACCTTCGACATCCGCGCGCTGAAGCTCAAGACCGACGAGCTGCAGGGCATGAACGTCCACCTCTACCCGCAGAGCGACGTCCCGATGGACCTGTCGAAGATCTCCGCCGCCAAAGGCCTGGCCTACGTCACCGCCTTCGTCGAGCAGCGCGCCTACCGCGACGCGCACATCGGCCCGGAACAGCAACAGGAAATGAACGGCTACGGCCTGCCCATCGGCGTGCGCGAACTGCGCGCCTACAAAGCCCGCCCGCTGGACGGCATCTGGGCCACCCCGCCCTTCCTGCACAACGGCTCGGTGCCCAACCTGTTCCAGATGCTCTCGCCGGTGGCCGAGCGCGACGCGCAGTTCTGGGTCGGCAGCTTCGAGTACGACCCCAAGTTCGCCGGCTACCGCACCGAGCGCTTCCCCGGCGGCTTCCTCTACAAGACCAGCGTCACCGGCAACAGCAACCGCGGCCACGAATTCCGCGACGGCTGCCGCCAGGACGGCGTCATCGGCCGCGCCCTGTCGCCGGAAGAACGCTGGGCGCTGGTGGAATACCTGAAGGTGCTGGGCAACGCCGAGTACGAAAACAAGCTCGACCCGAACGTCCCCACTCCACCGTGGACGCCCGGACCGAAGTGCGAATAAGCCGAGCCTCGGACTGCTCTTCGTAGGACCGAGGAGACGCCTAGTCCTTACTCGCGAACCCGCCCAACGCCGGCGCTGCTGGGGGCCTGTTCGCGAGCAAGCTCGCTCCTACAGCCAACCCCAAGCTCCGCAGCATCGTGTAACACCGATCCGCCCCCTCTCCCTCTGGGAGAGGGCTGGGGTGAGGGCCCACCGCCCGCTCCCAAGCACCACCCATCCCCTCTCCCTTCAGGGAGAGGGCTAGGGAGAGGGAAACGCTCCACAACAAGCCCGCACGGGCCAGGGAACGGAATCCCCTCCATAAAAAGAAAACACGAAAGGACCCCGTGCCATGCGATCCCTGCTCACCCGAATCTGGCTCTTCCTCGGCAAATGGCTTGGCCGTCTGCTACTCGCCATCGCCGCCATCGGCCTGCTCGGCTGGGGCATCGGCAGCCTCTACTACGCCTGGAAATTCTCCGGCCCCGTCTCCGCCCAGGAAGAAATCCCGCCGGGCGAAGCCCAGCTCACCCAGGCCATCATCGAAGATGCGGTGCGCATCGTCGAACAGCACCGCGACAA includes these proteins:
- the pcaQ gene encoding pca operon transcription factor PcaQ, whose translation is MNIDSRIKFRHLVCFLEVARQGSLARAADALAVSQPAISKTLKELEDLLEASLFERGKSGASLTEAGVAFLRYAGPCVQALRDGVNSLRGGEYASSTVRLGVLSTVESLLMPETVRRLHERHPALVVSVMTGPSAHLLSQLRVGELDLVVGRMTESPQIQDLTFEHLYSESMTLVARAGHPLLGRPLPPSALDDWPLVLPLAGTTIRKSADSLLVQSGLGQPRRRLETLSTVLSRRYVLTSDALWIAPLDSVRLDLRSGEMVELPLDVQEPGGSVGVCSNSTLPLSLGAHWCLEVLREVGEAYRDGTYP
- a CDS encoding helix-turn-helix domain-containing protein, which encodes MRAVIEQRADNPVPVFRLYGETAAWPTPDLIHCESIASRSRLHDWEIRPHRHGDLVQLLYVQSGEAELEVEGRVTPIREASLQVTPALAVHGFRFAEDVQGWVLSMGLPLAEQLGHLLQSPVLEQPACFAVGEGKRHLDTLFESIDREYAGQAPGRDLMLQSLLNMLLVWLNRRALEQSRAQASQQDRGVEHVHAFSRLLEQDFRLHRPIEHYAAALGISAAHLNALCRRLAGQSALQMIHQRLLLEAKRNLVYTAMTIQQVSDSLGFSEPAYFSRFFKRYAGVSPRAFREPR
- the pobA gene encoding 4-hydroxybenzoate 3-monooxygenase, encoding MKTQIAIIGAGPAGLLLGQLLHKAGIDTVILERQPPDYVLDRIRAGVLEQGTAELLREAGAGARMDAEGLLHDGFEMVLNGRRERIDLKALTGGKQVMVYGQTEVTRDLMQARAACGAMSVYEAADVELHDVTREKPYVTFTHQGERVRLDCDYIAGCDGFHGVARRSIPAERLSIFERVYPFGWLGLLSDTPPVNHELIYASSERGFSLCSQRSATRSRYYLQVGLEEKVEDWSDGRFWEELKRRIPEEVARQLVTGPSLEKSIAPLRSFVVEPLQYGRLFLVGDAGHIVPPTGAKGLNLAASDVNTLYRLLVKVYGEGRRDLLEQYSPIALRRIWKAERFSWWMTSMLHRFPDNDAFTRRMLETELDYFLGSKAGRTTIAENYVGLPFEEVA
- a CDS encoding di-heme-cytochrome C peroxidase produces the protein MRIIGRVLLAILLLLLLVGAVIAWYTAHPNLPEYTPPQKMIHLEEQWSKQDRETYYYTPQGTQVKGLRYDWFTHLEQPFSKDKFASPENLARFGFLIEPEQIGRAPDDTLAATALTTTKNPGNLPVGFARHQDGETGAWYLDITCSACHTGELRYKGTAVRIDGGAAMHSIASTVPTLRGGAFGQALGASLASTYYVPWKFDRFAQGVLGDRYPKGKAALKRDVRNVLGTLLSTAWNDTHRGLYPTLEGPGRADAFGRIANSVFGDGIDASNYRVANAPVNYPQVWDIWKFDWVQWNGSAMQPMARNIGEALGVGATLRMFESDGKPVMGDERYASSVRLRDLYTLEETLKQLKPPAWPKEVFGEIDLKKASQGRALFQANCVYCHGPHVKEPGAKDYIAPARVPEWRMKMVPTSEIGTDPTTADNIADHTFDIRALKLKTDELQGMNVHLYPQSDVPMDLSKISAAKGLAYVTAFVEQRAYRDAHIGPEQQQEMNGYGLPIGVRELRAYKARPLDGIWATPPFLHNGSVPNLFQMLSPVAERDAQFWVGSFEYDPKFAGYRTERFPGGFLYKTSVTGNSNRGHEFRDGCRQDGVIGRALSPEERWALVEYLKVLGNAEYENKLDPNVPTPPWTPGPKCE